The DNA sequence GATCATTGGCCACATAATCATGGTTTCAGTGAAACTGAAATGCAGAAAACATGATATAATTCACTGCATATGCACTTTAACGACAAACAAAGTGGGACACTGGGTGCATATTTCTTAGTTGGATCTGTCAAAACTTGGGTCCCAATCTTCTGCAAGAACCCACATGAGAGAATaggttttgaagaaaaagaaaaaaagtactcCCAAGATCATGATGAATGATTACGGGTAACTTGCTGCTTTGTACTGCAGGGGATGTGCAGAATTGGAGagcagaagaggaagaagagatgaTGATAGAAGAGTTACAGAGGGAACTCAATGCCAAGGAAGAGACCATCAAAGCACTGAAAGCGAGAGTAGCTTCTATGGAGCATGAAGAATACAAGAAAGAGCGAGAGATTGACATATTGAGGCAAAGTTTACGAATCATGAGCAGCCAGAAGACGGCTTCGCGTGTCACCAAGAATCTTCCCTAAAGTAGGATTGTACTTtggcaataaaaaaaagttataacatTGTCGGTGCGGGTGCTAACAGTACATTTATGCTTTGAAACAATTTTCTAAGTGAAATTTACCAAAAAGATGTTGGATTATTTCTAATATTTCCttcaattatttgattttgacttcttttgaagttttctttcaatgtgattttttattaatccCACGTCTAAAAGACAAGCAAATTTTAGTGATTTacaagtaaataaatttcacaatatataaaTTGGAATGTAAAGATAGACACAAAATGGTAGTGTCATCCAGTGCAAAGCACTAACCGCACGCCGAGACACGGAAGTATTGATGTTTTAGACGCACTTAGGACTTGTCGAAATGgttttaattcaaacaaaaaatatattttttcatcttttttgacagttacttcatacatttataatagaaattattttatttaaattcaaattaaagatTACAACTGCTGCTATTACATATATTCATTCTAAAATTAGTATTCAGAATTTACAATCTGCACACTATATAAACACTGTTTTATAATGAGAACAAAATTGTTAAATTCTCTTTTACAGAACTCAATTCTTGAGTAGGAGGTAATATTTGTCTAAAAAACAGATTAATAATCGTCTCACTATTTCCTATTTTCAATCTCtgtttgctcttttttttttttttttctaacaaaaaattagaaatccaaaagaacagttttttttttgctcgAAAAAGAACAGTTGAACGTGGTGGGGGACGGTAGTTGCGCATACGAGAACAAATTCTATGCGGGAAGCCTAAAAGAGGGGAGAATGAgtgctattttttaaaaaaaataaaaataaaaataaaaatctattgcAAATATACATTGATATGACGCAGAATCATGTTATTTTGTGGTTAATTGGACTCAAAAAGTATGAGGAAGTACAAGAAAATCACCATATTACATAGAACAAATTAGTAGAAGATATGAGTCTATGACGTTGCTTGGGTTAAGAAATAGACATGTTTGGGTaactacaaaattttttataacttctcaagcattacttaaatacaaaaaaatatatatatttcaaattgtaaatttttcatctaattattatctaattattaattaaacacaaaaatcgataataattttacaaattaaaaaacaaaaattatattgaaacaaatttttaactttatctattatatctttttcaaaaattcgaatataatatttatttttaaatttttttttacttatttataaaaaaaaaattattcaacttttttgctttcatttttcaaaacctaatatcaaacaaatttttataattctcaaatattttcaaacattattGGTATCCAAACATTCCCGATTCATCTAATGCTCATGAACATGATAAAgtacattaaataattttttaaaacaacatttggatctctctttttttttttttttaatttccattcAAATCAAGGAAGTTCTATTTTTGACCGAAACCAGTCCCAGCTATATCCTAAACATTCCGTATTGCCAAGGTATATATCATACCACGTGCCAAGGGATCTTACCtttaaattcaactttaaactCATGGACACATGTTGGTATATTATCTGGCCATGTTCGAGTCGTATTATTATCTGACACGATAATGTAATTGCACCGGATATGGATGCTTTAAGCTGTGGTTCCTAAGTTTGAGAGGTGACATGCAAAGAAAACCACATGATACACCTCATTATCTATGTACGTCAAATATGGGTGACAGCCTTTACAAAAGTACTACTGATCTCTAAGATCATAAAATGACAAAGATTCATTTCCTTCTTTATGTCATATCGATAAACGAGTGCACCCTTCTTTTTCAAACACAAGGTCCACTTACTCACGAGAAAAGCTACATCCGCTATGGCTTTGGGATGCTACTTAATTTTGTCCATCCAAATATAAGTAGGTTCTTTATAATTTCCCCGAAGCACCCAAGTAATTAAACATTATCCTTTTTCAAGTACTTCGTGATCAGGCATGCCTAGATGATCACTCCCAAATCTAAAAGATttctcgtttgtattcacagtccatctcaatttatatcaaatcatctcattactattcactattatttaacaacttttacttataaatcttattactatttataactcatcttactattattcacaacctatctcaactcattttcgaATCTAAAcgaattcaaaaaataaaaggaagacaAGTTCGGACCTTCCCAAGGAGTGAATCAGCTCACTGTGGGACAAAATCTGCAGCTGGAGACCATCTCCAATTCGAGCCGCCTCGTTATTTCCTGTGGAAATATAATATACCATCGCATTTATTTATAACTGAGAGAGTACAAAAGAGAGCTAGTTATATCTGTTTATTGTCTGTCACCTCAGGCTCAAGTAACTGCTAAACTACGGTCTGGGCGCTTTATACGCCAATGaaatagttgtgttattttcttttatttatttttttgttttgcaaacAATTACAGGCTAGAAATCCATGTTTCGTAATCGAAGAAACTTTAAATTATAGTTGTATCGTTCGTCTGTAAATTTCTTTTGCCCATCGGGCCATCACTCATCAGCATTCTAAGGATGTACCATGTGGGATCCAATTAGTTCATCCACATAGAGAGCGACTTCTTCAATCGCCCTTCAAATGAAGGTCACGAGTTTCTCTTAGGTCACTCGttcaaaaagttgaagattcatCCCTTGAATGAAAGTTTAAAGGAAGCTCATGGCTCAAGTATCTAACTGGAGATCAATCCCTTGCATCTCAACAGAGGTCAATCCCCGGCTCGCatacataaaagtaaacatGCATGTGGATGCAAGCACATGAGAAAGGCTTCCTGTAATTTTACAAGCTCAAAGAATGTGGTCTGTTGGTAAAATCGGTGGAAACATGTTACAATCACGAAGAATGGCCCATTTTTCTTGGCggataaatattcaaataaaaaaacaagaagagttTATGATGAAGGTCCATATCATAGACAGACTAGTTTAATCCATGACATGTGAATCAACTGCATTGAGCAAAGTTAACAAATTCATGCACACTGGCAATGGACTTGGCATGCCTTCATGCCTTCGCTAAATAAAGTGCTCACAAAGTTTTGCTTCAAAGCTTCATGTGAATGCTACCAAAAAACATTCGACAGTTTTCATATAAAGCTACTATTTTTTGTTCCCttatcaacaacaacaaaagcaaaataaaaagaaaagaatagaacaACGAGTCCCTAGCAATGAGTCAAAAGCAACTATCAGTTTTACAAACATCATTTTAGGAAAGGAAAAAGTTAAACATGCAACCAACAAACAAGCAGCATCATTCAGGCTGCAAAACCTATGTTTGAGGCAAATAATACTAATCTATCAAACACATCagtattctatttttttataagtcatcGATATTTGTTAAAAGGTACTAGGGACGCAACCCATGTAAACTGAGAGTATACATAGGAGAATGCCTTGTTAAAAATGCATAAATCTACACAGGAGTAAAAGCTTCTAAGGAGGAACACCATCATACTTAAACAGTTAAACCTACCTTGAGCATTTTTTTCAGCAAGAAAACGAGATGCTGCACAATTTGTGGTGTGAGAACAATCATGCTGGAGGATCCCAATTAGTTTCCCTTCCTGCATTTACaccaaaacaaattttaaaagaaaaatggaatttggtcaataaaaaagtttaactTGTTATGAACcataagagaaaaagtaaagcaaaaacaaaatcaatcacACATGAATGCAAGATTTACGTGGCTCGGTGCACAGAGCTTCAGAGGATTTTATTTAGATGACAAATCAAAGATACAGTGTGGCCGTACAAGGGTTTAATACAATTTATAGCAAACCCTATTTAGTGGGTAAGGTCGGATTAATAAACCCTAGTCTGCAGGTTGGGTCGGAGCAAGGGCCAAAACAGGTcaaattcccccccccccctcccctcccatCGGCCCAAGCCAAAGCCAATATGGCCCAAGCCTAAAAGACTACAACGAATTATTGTCAAGTCGGTCCATCAAATTGGGCCACACACAAACAGAACCAGGCTCCACACAAACAAGCCCAACATAACTtgcctattaaaaaaaatgaaaaatgaagtaTTAAGCTATAGATACCCAAATACAAAGATGCACATGCCAAGTCTTGTTTACCTTAGTCCCATAGATCAGGGC is a window from the Juglans regia cultivar Chandler chromosome 7, Walnut 2.0, whole genome shotgun sequence genome containing:
- the LOC118348984 gene encoding uncharacterized protein LOC118348984 yields the protein MELVRVLPSAEDEVNVACFHPSVGGALIYGTKEGKLIGILQHDCSHTTNCAASRFLAEKNAQGNNEAARIGDGLQLQILSHSELIHSLGRSELVFLLFFEFV